Proteins co-encoded in one Dehalogenimonas sp. WBC-2 genomic window:
- a CDS encoding ABC transporter permease protein putative, whose amino-acid sequence MNIYKYELSKRLGTSLIWIVSLGAFIYLTFAFFESFQGSAFTDILGNFPDAFKKAFGLEQDLSTILGYFAFIGIYLFLAGAIFSSNLGLNAVSVEERDLTADFLISKPVTRNRIVTAKLLAGLTHMLVFNIAMGLVCWAGIESFGGGQEYSMNAFLLIMAGLFIFQLLFYAIGFIISVLLKRMDSPLPFSLGLSVGLYILYSFDAVIKDTPIKYLVPYDYFNLGYIIENEAFKTSGLVISIGVIVLSVAAGYVLYNRRDIATAM is encoded by the coding sequence ATGAACATATATAAATACGAATTAAGCAAGCGGTTGGGAACCAGCCTGATCTGGATCGTTTCGCTTGGGGCTTTTATATACCTGACATTTGCCTTTTTTGAATCATTTCAAGGGTCTGCTTTCACAGATATTCTGGGTAATTTCCCCGATGCCTTCAAAAAAGCATTCGGGTTGGAGCAGGACCTTTCTACCATCCTGGGCTATTTTGCCTTTATTGGCATTTACCTTTTCCTGGCCGGGGCGATCTTTTCTTCCAACCTGGGATTAAATGCGGTGTCAGTGGAAGAAAGAGACTTGACGGCAGACTTCCTGATCTCCAAACCGGTAACCCGGAACCGCATTGTCACCGCCAAACTGTTGGCCGGACTGACCCATATGCTGGTATTCAACATCGCCATGGGACTGGTTTGCTGGGCTGGGATTGAGTCATTTGGCGGCGGTCAGGAATACTCTATGAACGCCTTTTTACTTATTATGGCAGGGCTTTTCATTTTCCAGCTGCTTTTTTATGCCATCGGTTTTATTATTTCGGTGTTACTGAAACGTATGGATTCTCCGCTGCCGTTTTCCCTTGGGTTATCCGTCGGCCTGTATATTTTGTATTCTTTTGATGCGGTTATCAAAGATACCCCTATAAAATACCTGGTGCCATATGACTATTTCAACCTGGGTTACATCATTGAGAATGAAGCATTTAAGACCTCAGGACTGGTCATCAGCATCGGGGTAATTGTGTTAAGTGTGGCAGCCGGATATGTATTGTACAACCGGCGCGATATCGCCACCGCAATGTAA
- a CDS encoding ABC transporter permease protein, whose amino-acid sequence MNIVKREFKANLKALIIWSISYAAMMGIASVEFGVYQGQADVVNEFLNSLPEALRQAFGMDGLRLDIPEGYFGYLAGLVILASCIYAALLGAQILSKEINKKTAETTFTLPVTRPHIISMKLVAAVINCIILDIITFASTMAAFARFDVSGDFVKGVAVFMLFILLLQLLFLGFGLFTSALLKHHKRAGSIVASIAVGTYFLAFIVKINENTDFLKYFTPFEYFPAPDVINGRELETFGFVIVPAALAVFFIASYKLVARKDL is encoded by the coding sequence ATGAATATAGTCAAACGTGAATTTAAAGCCAATCTTAAAGCCCTGATCATCTGGAGTATCAGTTACGCAGCGATGATGGGAATCGCCTCGGTTGAATTCGGCGTCTATCAGGGACAGGCCGACGTAGTGAATGAATTTCTCAATTCACTGCCGGAAGCACTGAGGCAAGCCTTCGGTATGGACGGACTGCGTCTTGATATCCCCGAGGGCTATTTCGGCTATTTGGCCGGATTAGTCATCCTGGCGTCCTGTATCTATGCCGCTCTGCTGGGAGCTCAGATATTATCCAAGGAAATAAACAAGAAAACCGCAGAAACCACCTTTACCCTGCCGGTCACCCGCCCTCACATTATCAGTATGAAGCTGGTGGCGGCGGTCATCAACTGCATCATCCTGGATATCATCACTTTTGCAAGTACCATGGCCGCCTTTGCCCGCTTTGATGTCAGCGGCGATTTTGTTAAAGGGGTGGCGGTGTTCATGCTGTTTATACTGCTGCTGCAACTGCTGTTCCTGGGATTCGGACTGTTCACCTCGGCGCTGCTGAAACATCACAAGCGTGCCGGTTCTATCGTGGCGTCAATTGCAGTGGGCACCTACTTTCTGGCTTTTATTGTCAAGATCAATGAAAATACTGATTTTTTGAAATACTTCACGCCGTTTGAATACTTCCCGGCTCCTGACGTCATCAACGGCAGAGAGTTAGAGACGTTCGGTTTCGTCATTGTACCAGCGGCATTAGCCGTGTTCTTCATTGCCTCATATAAATTGGTGGCACGTAAGGACCTATAA
- a CDS encoding transcriptional regulatorTetR family, with protein MGINLRKRQRIIDTTVNLFLHSDDVRKVSVEAIAASACVSPTTVYNQFGTRDTLVIEAAKNLIRDIVERVRVILHSDMTFDDKMRAVISNKLEISSKVNDEVVYKVISQDKNIAPYLEKIYTSEVRQLWMEMLEQGKKQGFIDTSLDQEAFITYMNIIRAGFASQAGLFEHWKDNIEMIEKLTQLMFFGFLKKDIDLFD; from the coding sequence ATGGGCATCAACCTGCGTAAACGACAACGCATTATAGATACCACGGTCAATCTGTTTCTGCATTCTGACGATGTCAGGAAGGTAAGTGTTGAGGCTATTGCTGCCAGCGCCTGTGTCTCTCCCACCACGGTTTATAACCAGTTTGGTACGCGTGACACACTGGTAATTGAAGCGGCTAAAAACCTGATTAGGGATATTGTCGAACGTGTTCGTGTGATACTGCACTCCGATATGACCTTCGATGATAAAATGCGAGCGGTCATTTCCAATAAACTGGAAATCTCCTCTAAAGTGAACGACGAAGTTGTCTATAAAGTGATAAGCCAGGATAAAAACATCGCGCCTTACCTGGAAAAGATATACACCTCCGAAGTTAGGCAGCTCTGGATGGAGATGCTTGAACAGGGTAAAAAACAGGGATTCATTGATACTTCATTGGATCAGGAAGCTTTTATCACCTATATGAATATCATAAGAGCAGGATTTGCCTCCCAAGCTGGGTTATTTGAGCATTGGAAAGACAACATCGAAATGATCGAGAAGCTGACTCAGCTGATGTTTTTTGGATTTCTTAAAAAAGATATCGACCTTTTCGATTAA
- a CDS encoding ATP-binding transport protein: protein MSVATKSIVVENLTYRYGSLLAVDQINFDVGQGEILGLLGPNGAGKTTTVKMLTGQLLPKDGHATLLGFDVAKQTAEVQSRIGVCFEQTNLYEMMSAVDNLNLFADLFGVKDFDGYALLKRVGLAGREKDKVSGYSKGMKQRLMIARSMVNRPEILFMDEPTSGLDPVSAEAIRHLIMEERDRGATVFLTTHDMWEADKLCDRVAFMESGRIAALDTPHSLKQQYGKRSLIAEIAGPDGRLSRREVSLDTESTANDVQSLFRDGKVVTLHSEEATLEDIFIEVTGRRLTE, encoded by the coding sequence ATGAGTGTCGCAACTAAATCAATTGTTGTAGAGAATCTGACCTACCGCTATGGAAGTCTCCTGGCGGTGGATCAGATCAACTTCGATGTCGGACAGGGGGAAATCCTGGGTTTGCTGGGGCCTAACGGTGCCGGCAAGACCACCACGGTCAAGATGCTTACCGGCCAACTGTTGCCTAAGGACGGACATGCGACTCTATTGGGGTTTGATGTAGCTAAACAGACGGCGGAAGTTCAGTCCCGCATCGGCGTCTGTTTTGAACAAACCAATCTCTACGAGATGATGAGCGCCGTAGACAATCTTAATCTCTTCGCCGATCTTTTTGGTGTTAAAGACTTCGATGGTTACGCTTTGCTAAAACGGGTCGGCCTGGCCGGGAGAGAGAAGGACAAAGTATCCGGTTACTCCAAGGGCATGAAACAACGCCTGATGATTGCTAGGTCTATGGTAAACCGGCCTGAAATCCTGTTTATGGATGAGCCAACCTCTGGACTCGATCCTGTCTCCGCCGAGGCTATACGTCACTTAATCATGGAGGAAAGAGACCGCGGCGCTACGGTGTTTCTGACCACCCATGACATGTGGGAAGCCGATAAACTGTGTGACCGCGTTGCCTTCATGGAAAGCGGCAGGATTGCCGCCCTGGACACGCCGCATTCCTTGAAACAGCAATACGGCAAGCGATCGCTCATCGCCGAAATAGCCGGACCGGATGGCAGGCTCTCACGCAGAGAGGTTTCTCTTGACACTGAGAGTACCGCGAATGATGTTCAGAGTCTGTTCCGAGATGGTAAAGTTGTTACCCTGCACTCTGAAGAGGCAACTCTTGAAGATATCTTTATAGAGGTTACCGGCCGGAGGCTTACCGAATGA
- a CDS encoding ABC-type multidrug transport system permease component, translated as MNVRTIKALLKKDFALFTGNRFYLLITVLGLVLYSLIYLILPQSVDEKFELALYAPVVPPAFEQLAAEGADVTYFDTEENLKTAVNDGDFQVAVALPPDIMDIWAAGDKPDITVYYASTAPPEISEAIVTLIKELSFIQTGQVLQFDTTEEILGPDMLGDQIALRDRMRPMLAIMILLLEIMTLGSLIAVEIEQGTARALLVTPMRSSDLFTAKGVLGVGLALFQAILFMAVVGGFAHQPLLILTTLAIASVFVVGAGFLLASLVRDTNAVTGWGMLILIFLAIPGFGAVVPGLLADWAKVIPSYYVIDTVNRVSNYGAGWGDVGGNLAIMAAITAVLLIAGLVMLRRRFQ; from the coding sequence ATGAACGTCCGCACAATTAAGGCGCTGCTTAAGAAAGACTTTGCGCTCTTTACGGGCAATCGTTTTTACCTTTTGATCACGGTGCTGGGTCTGGTGTTGTATTCGCTTATTTATCTCATCCTGCCCCAGTCGGTGGATGAGAAATTTGAATTGGCGTTATACGCCCCGGTGGTACCGCCAGCTTTTGAGCAACTGGCGGCTGAAGGGGCGGATGTTACCTATTTTGATACGGAAGAAAACCTTAAAACAGCGGTAAATGACGGCGATTTTCAGGTGGCCGTAGCCTTGCCGCCTGATATCATGGACATATGGGCAGCCGGAGATAAGCCGGATATCACCGTATATTATGCCTCAACAGCGCCGCCGGAGATATCTGAAGCCATCGTTACACTGATAAAAGAACTTTCATTCATACAGACAGGGCAGGTTCTGCAGTTTGATACTACCGAAGAAATCCTGGGCCCCGACATGCTAGGGGATCAAATAGCCTTACGCGACCGTATGCGTCCGATGCTGGCCATTATGATTCTTCTTTTGGAAATCATGACCTTAGGCAGTTTGATTGCGGTGGAAATAGAGCAGGGTACCGCCCGCGCACTGCTGGTTACTCCCATGCGGTCATCAGATCTTTTTACCGCCAAGGGTGTTTTAGGCGTCGGTCTGGCGCTTTTTCAGGCGATCTTATTCATGGCGGTGGTGGGCGGTTTTGCTCATCAACCATTGTTAATATTGACCACCCTGGCTATTGCCAGTGTCTTTGTGGTCGGAGCTGGTTTTTTACTAGCCTCCCTGGTGCGTGACACCAATGCGGTTACCGGTTGGGGTATGCTGATCCTTATCTTCCTGGCTATTCCTGGTTTTGGTGCCGTAGTTCCCGGTCTATTGGCTGATTGGGCCAAAGTTATCCCATCCTATTATGTGATTGACACGGTCAACCGCGTCTCCAATTATGGCGCCGGTTGGGGTGATGTCGGCGGTAATCTGGCCATCATGGCCGCAATTACCGCGGTTCTGCTGATTGCCGGATTGGTTATGCTAAGGAGACGTTTTCAATGA
- a CDS encoding ABC transporter permease protein putative, which translates to MKLNRVNKLVKHEVLHGPKDVMFALAVVFPIVMALFINLAFGNIFTDRAKLGVYDQGNSQVAALLQSAESLSYSSFDSESALRAAVVDGSVDMGLVLPVDFDQVIQTGTVRLKAFVWGESQAKNRALLPVALADAVRTVAGSTVPVVIDTVALGDGSSLSWSDRLLPLVVLMGVFYGGLMLPSSALINEKQHRTLEALYVTPATLGDIFLSKGIIAVVIATIMGILTLVLSGAFGGQIILIVLVLFLGAILATEFGLLAGALVGDMNSLFAVLKAGGILLFGPAIVFMFPQIPSWIGYIFPTYYMVRPVVDLSVSGASFGDVAVYIGVLASLVVVGGLVVSMIVRRLTTKALKLNG; encoded by the coding sequence ATGAAACTGAACAGGGTCAACAAACTGGTAAAGCATGAAGTGTTGCATGGCCCTAAGGATGTGATGTTTGCCCTGGCCGTGGTTTTTCCGATAGTAATGGCCCTATTTATAAATTTGGCTTTCGGTAATATCTTCACTGACCGCGCAAAACTGGGTGTTTATGATCAGGGTAACTCACAAGTGGCGGCCTTATTACAGTCTGCCGAGAGTTTGAGTTATTCCAGTTTTGATAGTGAATCAGCCCTCCGTGCCGCCGTAGTTGACGGTTCAGTAGATATGGGTCTGGTGCTGCCAGTGGATTTTGACCAGGTAATCCAAACTGGTACCGTACGCCTAAAAGCCTTTGTCTGGGGAGAGAGCCAGGCCAAGAACCGAGCACTTCTCCCCGTCGCTTTGGCCGATGCAGTACGCACCGTGGCCGGTTCTACTGTTCCCGTGGTTATTGACACCGTTGCCCTGGGTGATGGCTCCAGCCTGTCATGGAGTGATCGCCTGTTACCACTGGTGGTGCTGATGGGTGTCTTCTACGGCGGTTTAATGCTTCCATCATCGGCGTTGATCAATGAAAAACAGCATCGTACGTTAGAGGCACTGTACGTCACTCCGGCCACCTTGGGCGACATCTTTTTGTCAAAAGGTATTATCGCCGTGGTAATAGCCACCATTATGGGGATACTGACGCTGGTTCTAAGCGGCGCCTTTGGTGGTCAGATAATACTGATAGTATTGGTGCTATTTTTAGGTGCTATCCTGGCTACTGAGTTCGGTTTACTGGCTGGTGCGCTAGTTGGCGATATGAACAGTCTTTTTGCTGTACTCAAAGCAGGCGGAATTCTGCTGTTCGGCCCGGCTATCGTCTTCATGTTCCCGCAAATACCGTCATGGATCGGCTATATCTTCCCAACTTACTACATGGTGAGGCCGGTGGTTGATCTGTCGGTTTCCGGGGCGTCCTTCGGCGACGTGGCGGTTTACATCGGGGTACTGGCGTCATTGGTGGTGGTGGGGGGGCTGGTGGTTAGCATGATCGTCAGGAGGTTGACCACAAAAGCGCTCAAATTAAACGGATAA
- a CDS encoding ATP-dependent DNA helicase, whose protein sequence is MIEPSLESGYPLLETLHHTFGFPAFRPFQREIIEASLGGKDVFALLPTGGGKSLCFQLPSLLRKGLTVVVSPLIALMKDQVDQLQAAGVPATFLNSSLNEAETRLRLAGLHRGEWRLLYVAPERLMTDGCLENLNKWKVSAIAIDEAHCVSEWGHDFRPEYRQLSRIREYLPDVSLLALTATATERVRADIVRHLRLRAPDIFIASFNRPNLTYRVSPKNEAIRQIVDFAEKRKQESGIVYCASRATTERVADSLTRKGFAARPYHAGLSAADRSRNQELFMRDEVKIMCATIAFGMGIDKPNVRWVIHHDLPKNIEGYYQETGRAGRDGLPSDCLLLFSSGDAAKQTHFIEEMSDELERNIARSQLRQMLHYAEGAACRRRGLLEYFNEEVSGDNCGGCDNCLEPRESYDGTVIAQKFLSSIFRINLAGSHGVGLNHIVEILTGAKTEKIRRSGHDKLSTYGIGSELPRPQWAAVGRELIRLGYINQSGGEFPILVLTETGKETLLSRRPITLMRPMEISKTSRPIRREGEVDCDDALFNRLRTLRKKIADERGVPAYVIFGDKTLRHLAREYPIRIEKMNGIFGIGEIKRAEFGAVFAAEIADYLESHPRQSFD, encoded by the coding sequence ATGATAGAACCCTCCCTTGAGAGCGGCTATCCTCTGCTTGAGACTCTACATCACACCTTTGGCTTTCCGGCTTTTCGCCCCTTTCAGCGAGAGATAATCGAAGCCTCGTTAGGAGGCAAAGATGTATTTGCGCTGTTGCCGACCGGAGGTGGCAAATCTCTGTGCTTTCAATTACCTTCTTTGCTTCGAAAGGGACTGACGGTGGTAGTCTCTCCTCTAATCGCGCTGATGAAAGATCAGGTAGATCAGTTGCAAGCAGCGGGAGTGCCAGCCACGTTCCTCAACTCCTCCCTGAATGAAGCGGAGACACGATTGAGGCTGGCTGGCTTGCACCGGGGCGAATGGCGTTTACTGTACGTCGCCCCGGAGAGGTTGATGACAGACGGTTGTCTTGAGAATTTAAACAAGTGGAAAGTATCCGCTATCGCTATCGATGAGGCTCATTGCGTATCTGAATGGGGGCACGATTTCCGGCCGGAATATCGGCAATTATCCCGAATCAGAGAATATCTGCCCGATGTTTCGTTGCTTGCATTGACGGCGACGGCAACTGAGAGGGTTCGTGCGGATATTGTCAGACACCTGCGCTTGAGGGCACCGGATATTTTTATCGCCAGTTTTAACAGACCGAATCTAACATATCGCGTATCACCCAAAAATGAAGCCATCAGGCAGATCGTCGATTTCGCCGAGAAACGCAAGCAAGAGAGCGGCATTGTTTATTGTGCTTCAAGGGCGACTACTGAACGGGTCGCGGATTCTCTGACGCGCAAAGGTTTCGCCGCCCGTCCTTATCATGCAGGATTGAGTGCAGCCGACCGAAGCCGCAACCAGGAATTGTTCATGCGCGATGAAGTAAAAATCATGTGCGCAACTATCGCTTTCGGTATGGGCATTGATAAACCTAACGTCAGGTGGGTTATTCATCATGATCTACCTAAAAACATAGAAGGCTATTATCAGGAAACCGGGCGGGCAGGACGCGATGGATTGCCTAGCGATTGCCTGCTGCTTTTCAGCAGCGGCGATGCAGCCAAACAGACACATTTCATTGAGGAGATGTCCGATGAACTCGAACGTAATATCGCCCGGAGCCAGCTCAGACAGATGTTACATTACGCAGAAGGGGCAGCCTGCCGGAGGCGTGGACTTTTGGAATATTTCAACGAAGAAGTCTCTGGCGATAATTGCGGCGGTTGTGATAACTGCCTCGAACCCCGCGAATCTTATGACGGCACGGTCATCGCCCAGAAATTTCTTTCAAGCATCTTTCGAATCAATCTAGCTGGAAGCCACGGCGTGGGACTGAACCATATTGTTGAAATCTTGACCGGAGCCAAAACGGAAAAAATCCGCCGCTCAGGACACGATAAACTGTCAACTTATGGCATAGGAAGTGAATTACCACGACCGCAGTGGGCAGCCGTAGGCCGGGAATTGATACGCCTTGGTTACATCAACCAAAGCGGAGGAGAGTTTCCGATACTCGTACTGACAGAGACGGGGAAGGAAACTCTGCTATCGCGCCGTCCAATCACCCTCATGAGGCCCATGGAGATATCGAAAACGTCAAGACCCATCCGTAGGGAAGGTGAAGTTGATTGCGACGACGCGCTATTCAACCGTTTGAGGACGTTGCGCAAAAAGATTGCGGATGAGCGTGGGGTTCCGGCATACGTCATCTTCGGTGATAAAACTCTTCGTCATCTTGCCCGCGAATATCCGATCAGGATCGAGAAGATGAATGGAATATTCGGAATCGGTGAAATTAAGCGTGCCGAATTTGGGGCCGTGTTCGCGGCAGAAATAGCAGACTACCTTGAATCGCACCCGCGACAGAGTTTCGATTGA
- the recQ gene encoding NAD(FAD)-utilizing dehydrogenase RecQ: protein MSKYDVVIIGGGPAGLFAALELVTDKALRIILLEKGRDIDERSNIVSGLGGAGAFSDGKLTLSSKAGGHLAEYVGETAAEDLIRYVDKLWLDFGAPEKIYGMGEGVADIERRASLAGLRLVPLPVRHLGTERCPAVLRAIRDHLQKRIEIRVNTAAKQIIASEGKVIGVETAEGEVIESETVIVAPGREGSDWLLKQARALGLSLATNPVDVGVRVELPNAVLESLTSVLYEAKLEFLSKSFDDRIRTFCMCPQGTVVKETTGGDDPVITVNGQSFASHDSPNTNFALLVSTQFTEPFKEPIEYGKYIARLANILSGGVLVQRLGDLKKGRRSTPERIARGLVRPTLADATPGDLSFVVPYRHLTGLLEMLDAMDKLSPGVASEHTLLYGVEVKFYSSRPKLSSGFETELAGLFAIGDGAGISRGLIQASACGVVAAREILRKR, encoded by the coding sequence ATGAGTAAATACGATGTAGTTATTATCGGCGGCGGCCCGGCGGGTTTGTTTGCCGCGCTTGAATTGGTAACAGATAAAGCACTCAGGATTATCCTGCTGGAAAAAGGCCGGGATATCGACGAACGTTCGAACATCGTTTCCGGACTGGGCGGCGCCGGCGCTTTTTCTGATGGCAAGCTGACCTTATCATCCAAAGCTGGTGGACACCTGGCTGAATATGTCGGTGAAACGGCGGCTGAAGATCTCATAAGGTACGTTGATAAATTGTGGCTGGACTTCGGAGCGCCGGAAAAGATATACGGGATGGGTGAGGGGGTGGCGGACATAGAACGCCGTGCTTCTCTGGCCGGATTGCGGCTGGTGCCGCTGCCGGTACGCCATTTGGGGACAGAAAGATGTCCGGCAGTGCTGCGGGCCATAAGGGACCATCTCCAAAAACGGATTGAGATACGGGTGAATACCGCTGCTAAGCAAATTATCGCTTCCGAAGGAAAGGTTATCGGTGTCGAGACAGCCGAAGGCGAGGTCATCGAATCCGAGACCGTTATCGTAGCGCCGGGGCGGGAAGGGTCTGATTGGCTGCTGAAACAGGCGCGAGCCCTCGGCCTGTCGCTGGCGACAAATCCGGTGGACGTCGGGGTACGCGTTGAATTACCTAATGCTGTCCTGGAGAGCCTGACCAGCGTGCTTTATGAGGCCAAATTGGAATTCCTGTCAAAAAGCTTCGATGACCGCATCCGGACGTTCTGCATGTGTCCCCAAGGCACTGTTGTAAAAGAAACCACCGGCGGCGACGATCCTGTTATCACGGTCAATGGTCAAAGTTTCGCCAGTCATGACAGCCCTAACACCAACTTCGCATTACTAGTGAGCACCCAGTTCACCGAGCCTTTCAAAGAACCGATCGAATATGGAAAATACATCGCCAGGTTGGCCAATATTCTAAGCGGCGGCGTGCTGGTGCAGCGCTTGGGCGACCTCAAGAAAGGCCGCCGTTCGACGCCGGAGCGTATCGCTCGAGGACTGGTGCGCCCCACCCTGGCCGATGCCACACCGGGCGACCTGTCTTTCGTGGTGCCTTACCGGCATTTGACCGGACTTTTGGAAATGCTGGACGCTATGGATAAACTTTCTCCGGGTGTAGCTTCTGAACATACTCTACTCTACGGTGTCGAAGTAAAGTTTTATTCCAGCCGCCCAAAGCTTTCATCCGGTTTCGAGACGGAGTTGGCGGGGTTGTTCGCCATCGGGGACGGGGCGGGGATAAGTCGGGGACTGATACAGGCGAGTGCGTGTGGGGTGGTGGCGGCGCGGGAGATATTGCGTAAACGCTAA
- a CDS encoding transcriptional regulator merR family, with protein MTQNITYATGELARLSGVSVRTLQYYDKIGLLKPDSYSVAGYRRYDETAALRLQQILFYRELGLELSGIHRVMENPGFNTLAALESHRKLLEKKAERLNKLLNTVDTTIAKLKGEREMEIKDYYKGFSDEEVESMRREAREKYGEKTVADSEARVMAMGKEKMTVVQAEFDNIYRAIVADMPKGPKCAEVQTRIARWRELMENFSHYTDEMILGLGQTYSADDRFVAFYHNYHEDMPGFMTRAIEHYCACRKK; from the coding sequence TTGACCCAGAACATCACCTACGCTACCGGCGAGTTAGCCCGTCTGTCTGGAGTGAGCGTGCGCACGCTTCAATACTACGACAAGATCGGGCTCTTAAAACCAGATTCTTATTCAGTCGCCGGATACCGTCGCTATGATGAAACGGCAGCATTGAGGCTACAACAGATACTGTTCTACCGGGAACTGGGACTGGAACTGTCTGGGATCCACCGCGTTATGGAAAACCCCGGATTCAACACTCTGGCGGCGCTTGAATCACATCGCAAACTGCTGGAGAAAAAAGCCGAACGCCTGAATAAGCTGCTGAACACTGTGGACACAACTATCGCCAAACTCAAAGGAGAACGGGAAATGGAAATCAAAGACTACTATAAAGGCTTCAGCGATGAAGAAGTAGAAAGCATGCGCCGGGAAGCCCGCGAAAAATACGGTGAAAAGACCGTCGCCGACTCTGAAGCCAGGGTCATGGCCATGGGCAAAGAGAAGATGACCGTAGTCCAGGCAGAGTTCGATAACATCTACCGCGCTATCGTTGCCGATATGCCAAAAGGGCCTAAATGCGCCGAGGTTCAGACGCGTATCGCCCGGTGGCGGGAGCTCATGGAGAACTTTAGCCACTACACCGATGAGATGATTCTTGGGCTCGGGCAGACGTACTCCGCCGACGATCGCTTTGTCGCCTTCTACCACAATTACCATGAAGACATGCCGGGTTTTATGACCAGAGCTATCGAGCACTACTGTGCATGCCGTAAAAAATAA
- a CDS encoding phosphoglycerate mutase family, producing MTQLIANSDGACRGNPGASSLGVIIKTPTGQVVKQVCRALGHMTNNQAEYSAVIAALEEALKLGATELLLNADSELVVKQLNGQYRVKNAALAPLYAQVKALETKFKSVKYRYVPRERNRDADALANQALDAK from the coding sequence TTGACTCAACTTATCGCCAACTCCGACGGCGCCTGCCGCGGCAACCCCGGTGCCTCTTCACTCGGCGTCATCATTAAAACCCCCACCGGGCAGGTGGTGAAGCAGGTCTGCCGCGCTCTCGGCCACATGACCAATAACCAGGCAGAGTATTCCGCCGTAATCGCCGCTCTGGAAGAAGCCCTCAAACTGGGCGCAACCGAACTCTTGCTCAACGCTGATTCTGAACTGGTAGTCAAACAGCTTAACGGCCAGTATCGGGTGAAAAATGCCGCCCTGGCACCGCTATATGCTCAAGTAAAGGCACTGGAAACCAAGTTCAAAAGCGTAAAATACCGCTACGTCCCCCGCGAGCGCAACCGTGACGCCGATGCCCTGGCCAACCAGGCCCTCGACGCAAAATAA